GCAAACTAAAACGTTGTAAGGCAGTTGGCCCGGATAATTTAACGTGCAAGCATATTATCTTCGGAGGGCCTTCACTCGTGATTCTTTGTTACACCTGTTCAATTCAACCATCACCGTTGAATATGTTCCCTTCTCGTTCAAAACTGCTTTCCCTGTTCCAATTTTCAAGGGTGGTGACAAAAATCGTTTCGTTGCTTCAAATAATAGAGGCATTTCCTTGCTTTCTTCACTGAAGAAACTTTTTGAACTTTGCATTCACAGCGTTTACAGCCCTGCTTGCAGAAAAACAAACTCCGCATCCCTTACAAGCCGGATATCAACCGGGTCAAAGCAATATCACGACAGCTTTTCTGCATACTAGAAACAATTTATTACCATGTAGAAAGACGCAGCAAAATTTTTCTGTGTAGTTTAGATGTTCATAAAGCATTCGATTCAGTATGATGGAACGGACTTTTTCATAAATTGTATTCTGATGGCCTTAACTCAAAAGTTTGGAGGATTCTATATTCTATACGCTATGGCAAAGAATGTCAATTGCCTTAGAAATGTATGTTTCACACAAAAACCCTATTTTCCAACGTGTGCGTCAGGGAAGTGTCTCTCCACTTCTTTATTCCTACTGTATGTAAATGACCTTTTCAAAGAACTGGAAAACAGTAATGTGGGTTGTTATATTGGCTCCTTTTTTTGTAGGCTCGCCCTCCTTAGCGGATGATATTTCAACCAGCTCGCTCTACTTGCCAGAAATTACTTGATATAGTTTGTGCTAATTATTCAAATTGGAGACTTCAACTTTCCCAATAACAGAGTAAGTTTTCGGAGAAACAAAGCGAGAACGCCACCACCAACGCAATCTTTTGTTACATAATTCTCCTATCACAGAAGTTGACCCTATCATTATTGTTGGAATGCAAATTACCAATACACTGTCTTGATAGATCGCACAATATCTGCCTGCAAAAAAGCTTGGAGATTAATAAATTCGCTTCGCAGTGGGCATTGGACCGCATGGTCAATCCAATTCTTAGCTGTGAAGTCTGGAAACCTGTGTGCCTTCCAGCTGCTTTTCATGGATGTGAGCTTTGGTCTCTCAGAAAAACTGAGCTGGTCATGCTTGAGAAAAGTCAGCGTTATGCTGCTAAAATCATACACGGTTTCCCATCAGAACTGCCACTGACTTCGCTTTAAGTGCTTTGGGTCTAATTTAAATTGAAGCCCACATTGACAAATGTAAACAGTTATTTTTTGGAAATCTTTGcaactgtaatattttttcaacaagaaaatgtattttttacatcGTCTTTTTGAATTCAAACTATCTTCTACAGAGAAATCTTTAGGAGTTTATTGGTGATACTGTTAAGATCATTTCAAAATACGATCTGACATGCTTTCTTGATGAATTTTGCGCCACTGGCTATTTCCCGCCGAAAACATATTTGGAAAACAATTGTCAATGATGCCATCCAtgagaatgaaaataattgttATAGACAAAGATTGGAAAGTAGAGATGATATGCTGGTTTACTCTTGATTGCACACAAAGTTGGCTCCATTTCACTTGTACACATATTTACACAATTTTCCTGAACGCCATGAAATTGTTTACAGTATAATGAAACTTCTCACTTTTCCTTGAAATGAAGTCTGTTTTAAGTgtcaaaatacagttgatgatgttttgactcATTTGTTCACTTCCTGTTGTCATACAACAACGGCAAGAGACTCTTTTTGAACTGCCTTTCCGACAAAATGAGCATTACTGTTTCTGCAACACTTTACAACTTAAATGACCTGGACTTCATCGGTAATATATTAGGAGACAGTATTTACATGATTAACTACCAGGAGTCTGGTGAACAAGCAACTCTTCAAGAAATTGTgctggactttgtgcaaatgtGCCTTGAGAACTGAACTTAGTACCGTGTATTGCTTCTGTCAGAAGCTTACTTGTATAATTTAGTGGTTTTTTATGAGTAACATTTTCCCCTAATACCGCTGTAATTTAATGTGTTGATGTAACTCTTCTCATGTTTTAAGGTGGAATAaaggaacaacaacaacaacaacaacaacaacaacaacaactcactcactcactcactcacttactTTAGTGATAGGCTTACTGACGTCCTTTCTTCATGTACCAAATTCTTAATAGGACTGCAGCAAAATTCCTGGCAGAGTTTCCCGTAGGATTTTCAACCTGCGTAAGGCTACAGTGTAcgcattttttttccatttgcgtaaaatgtatcaaaaatgtgtaaaactaaGTGTAAGTACCATAGAATAGCTGCATATGCGATATCGAAAAAGAGTCTAAAAatcaatgaataaagtgttcaataaacatcagcagtgaaaatgtatttttatttgatgagTTTTACAAGACACTATTCTGTTCTATTCTCTGTCCGGCGgaattgttatttttctgtctactacttccgacaattctttgcGGCCGTCTATCATCACTGCTCGAATGTCAAATTCACCAGTCTTGGGGCCTTCCGTGTTTATCACCGTCAGATCATTTATGACATCTTCAGTCAGCACAACTTTTCGATGTTTAATCTtgttttgggtactgaaccTACGTTCAAACGGGACAGATGAGACTAGAATAACGGCTGCAATTATAGCCAAATTTGCAATATTCGAAAATAGCTCgctatacttttgaaacaaGCAAACAGACGCCATAAACTATATTTACAAGTGGCATTAGATTAAATTAGTTGATATCTCGACGAGAGATCTTCAGGGTTTACAGTACGTCATTGGGCGCAACGgggaaaatacatgtttttgaaataacgACGAAATCCATtgaacatgttacatttttattggtacAGCCTTGAAGGAAACAATCGATGCTACATTATTGACAGAAATGTAGcgcaaaatattgcaaaatcatgaacatttgttatcagcaaacattttatttcgGTCCTGAATAAACTACGCAATGGAGGGAAACCACGTGACTGTGTTATGTCTTAGTTACGAGTCTGCGGGGTTTTTTCAAAGCATATCGGATTACGCAGACATCAATTAACTTTGCGTACTTCAGAAAATTATGCGTGAAATACGTAGTAGATGTTTGCATAAACGAAAGCTCTGCCTGGTCgccattattttattattagaTGACCTTATCTCATATAATGCTAAGTTGTCATTCGGTTTACATTCAGATGGCCCTGACGTTAAAATAAATGGCACTAATAAAGATGAAATAACAGTCCTTGAAGGCAAACGAGTTAGTCTGGAGTGCGTTATTGATGCAAACCCTCAAGCTGAAAGCCACGAGTGGATTATTAGTACTAAGGACGAAACAGTGGTATCATCGAATCTAACTTACTATATACAACGGGTCGGCTGCAAAGATGTTGGTATATATGAATGTATCGCCAGTAACAGGTTTCACGATGGTACAATAAGTACTGGAAATGCTTCCTTGTCACTAAGTGTCCAAGGTAAGTTTTATTATTCATATCAGCcaacaaaagttttttttcaaataaaatattcgaCGTTTTGTTCAATTATGTTATCGTTCATTCGTTTTGTTTCGCTTTTTAGCGTTAACCATCGTCCGTATAGTAATCGTGAACTTATACTTATTTGTTTTGACAGGACCAACTGTGTGTAGAGCTCCAACATTCAAGCTTGCCCTcggatttcattttttcatcgttttggTCACCGCTAGCATTATGGTTGACAGCGCATAAAGTAGATTATTAGGGAATACAAGCGAAAATAGCTTAAAGTATGGTGCGTACACTAAGTTTACTTATTCGGATGTTAACAAAATTTTCCGTAAGCGTACATACAAAACTGTTATAATACCatttgcaaatgtatgtaaatatctAGGGTTTTATGAAATGATCGGCAGTAACATGATCTTTATAGACTTTGTCTTCTCCAAAAATTTAGTTACACACTGATTGTCTTTAAGGTCACGTTGTTTGCTATTGCCAATTAGAGGCAATCACACTGAAACGAAAAAAAGAAAGGGTCATGTTGTATTTTAATCACAAATAGTGATGCGTCAAAAGATATGCCCGGTGGTGTTGAAGAAAATCACAGAAAGTGACATGAATGGTAAAGTAAGCCAATACAAGTGCACAGAATCACTGAAATGTTAAGTTTTAGTCTTCCGTTTTAATAGGTGAGCGAGATACAATAGGAtaattataattgaataatataGTGTAAGGTGTGTTATTtgcattttgatattgtttttttaAGTATTGTTCAAATTCATTGCTTGAAGAGTAAAATAGTCGGAATACACAAAGTAGTTCCAATTATTTTCAAATGGAATTTGAAGAAAACAATAGTaatattttaagaaatatattttctttgacATTATGCTAATGACACTAATTAGCACTATCAATTTGTCATTCTATTACAAAAAGTCATTTCAATATAAGAATTGGGATACATGAATGGTAATAAAcgcaaaattgaaattaatgcAGTTCAATTTTAGTGCACAGCCGTGGCTCTATAATTTAAAACGAGCCATTTATGTTGTTTAATGTTTTTAATACAAATAAGTTACTCTTAGCAGtggagtgtaaaataatgtAATAGCAAGTGATATTGTGTGTGTTCACTTGCATCATAGTAAAACTTTCGATATTGTAGAAATTAAAAGATAAATATCAAAAGAAAGAATTAAAATCTATGTTTGTTGTTTTATGTATGCAAAGTATGCATGtaatgcatgtatatgtgtttAATGtaatctcaaatatacatataaatatgtattatatatcagtaaagatacatatatatttatatatactatatataattatatatatatatatatatatatcttatatatatatatatatatatatatatctatatatatatatatatatattatatatatattatatatatatatatatatatatatatatatatatcagtaaaaGATGCCTTAAAAATTAAAGGGTTTCTGTTTGCTGCAACTATCAAACCATATACGACCAACGACGGCTTGCATTTAGAGTGAAGTAGATATGTAAGGAACCACTTCTTCAATTTTTTAGGATACTCTCCCAATTCTCTTTATCTGGCGAAATTGTATCAATTCAAAGCAGCAACAAGTATgcaaaaaccagaaaaaaaacaagacaaTATTTGGTAATAAGCTCAGGCAGTTGGATTTTAACGGCATTGGTGTaggttttttgtgtttttctttaCGAAAACCTCTAAAACTCTTATGCAAGTTGCCAAGAGACATGTGCGATATGTATACCAGTTTCAGAGAAAATACTCTCcattaaaatacaaaaagtcattttcacAGATTTTTGTAGAACGTCCAATGATTTGACAGATTTACTGAAGTTGATCAACTGTTTTGTCGTGAAGTAAAACGTTAATTTTGCCCACCAGAAGTACGTAGTTACAGCGACGAACATTTTTTGTGAGGAAACTCTCAACTGCtcttatttttgtgttttgacTACTTTACCAGCCAACCTTACGGATTAATGAGTTTGCGCAAAAATATCGAATTCACTTTCTTTGCCTTAAGACGTTGTGTTTTCTGCCCTTTTGACTCACccttaaaaaattattcattattGCCCCTAATTGATCAAATTTTTATAAACGCCAAGCACGAAAGTAGTAGGGGAAATCTGGAAACAAGGATTAGGGGAATTCCCCATTGTCCCCCCTAATCCTTTATATCCGCACTGACATGTCCTTTACATACAAGAATTAGGGGAATTCTATCCGCAATGACATGTCTATAGCACGCAGCTGACCCCTGGGAGTGTTTTACTCCATAGAACTCCGTAGGTTGCAGTCATTTACAGTGCAGAGCCCTAGCAGAGCTGACTACTCGTTCTGAAGGAGAAGACCCTAGCGGAGTAGTTTCACTTCGCAGGCGAACTGTAAGTATCAGCATGCTAACTCTCTAGTACCTATGGAGTGAATGAGCAGTGTAAgtccccttcggaacgctacgtAGTCTAAAATAGTATTATTTAATCTCCTATTCTCAAACAGAGACCATTGCATCGCTGATAACATATTCCTgggcaaatattttatcatcacTGGCGTCGACCCTTTCACTGATGTATctatttttctaattttgagtTGCACACCATATTTGTATTAATTACCCTTAgtcatttcaaaaaaatcaatatctttaaaactacgcagataaATAAAAGGCAGTATTTATTCTTGAAATAATCGACTTTCATCCATATAAATTTCACATCAATTCTTTATTTAAGCAAAATATCATCGTGCTTCACTCCAAAAATGTCTTGTATCATCTTCTGCGCACAATAGTGACAGATACAGATTCAATGTTCGATACATGAAAATTCTCTCTTCAGTTTTACGTGGTTCTGatctttagtgaagagtattaaTATACCTCTCTTGCTACAACGTGGCACATTAACATTATCATTGATAATTGTGTCCAATTCATTGAACGGGATTGTTTCGAAAATGTTGCACATgttcatagagaaaaaaaattgccattatTGTAATACCCGGCTGTATCTCTCGTGCGGGTGTCATCCTTGAGTGTTTCGTCTTCCATCTCAATATTTGTCAATTtgtatttgggtgaaataatatGATTACTGACAAATAATTGGGAGACAGGCGCAAGTgcaatttcccattcgatatgactccctaacgccgCTGGATATGTATTACCATGACCTGTGATGAAGGGATGAGTTAGACGAATAGCATATCTTATTTTATATACATCAAAAAGTAAACTATCATCATTTACACCGGCATCTGCATTGGCCACACCActtcttatttttttctcagatttttgttctgaattccTTAAAGTGTCATTtttgttctctcctttttatgtttgtaaagatcacgataacattcaataaagtCCATCTGTCATGAGATCAAAAAACtagtcgaaagtatctggactAAAAGTACTCCGCTTTCTTCATTCGGACATCGTATGTAAAGTGTCtcgcctggatctgcctcacttggattatgagcaatacACATGATGAGtcctttctgacttcgttccttcgttattcggttggtgaaagtcggtataatgatctatcgtatccCATTGTtgtcgtgtaatgtatatagtagtcagaagaaaaaacattacagtaaaaaagaaaattatatcaTCATAATATTTCTATCTTGAATGAGTATAActaagaagaaaaaatcacatctttacataaatatttccgtctgactgaaagataaatcgattgcctgtgtcgaatcaatcgaagaacccaatatttcttggagatgatgagcctcctgGTCATCCTCAGCATCCttgaatacagctatgaattctagtcgcttaaagaagttagtatTTTGGCactccttcacgaaagctaatattatgatatagattatcaccTTTGAGTCgcacacctggatttgctcgaagtatatgacGATTTACCTGCCGGAGTTTACACCATTCAATTCGAAGAGAaacaaacaggtctttatttttagaaagaaacttttgtatattttttcaccaaacatgctaATCCAGGGCcatatatcaatacataattttatttatatgactaatgttaaaccagttaaaaatatccatagctgttcgccaacaatccgacaaccgatcctgctgtttttaatagaaaactgacgagtgAGCcaattaaacctggtattgcagcagcactttttgcgacCAAGGTTTTTAATCCATTTTCCAAACTGCTTGACAATTTCCttcgcttttgtatattttgggcgGGCCGAGACGCCAGTTCCTAGCTGCAGCTCCTGCCGATCCCCTcccctttagtcacagccaggccaattgttgatattgtcattccaagggcagacAGTGATGCAGCTATTGTTATACCATTCCGTTTAAATAACTCCGTCAGCTTCAGCCTCAGTGACAAATCTGGAtgagaaattacatcacgaagagacctagtcgacgccatTGTTTCACATGCTACACTGATCATATAATGTTGCACTTCAATTCGATTActaattttagctagtcttgttcttaGATCGGTTGTAAGAGCTGCACAGTCTCTGTCTGCTCTGATAGAAATTTATCTCTTTCattgtgaaagctcattaagaCTCATATTC
The sequence above is drawn from the Ptychodera flava strain L36383 unplaced genomic scaffold, AS_Pfla_20210202 Scaffold_63__1_contigs__length_709137_pilon, whole genome shotgun sequence genome and encodes:
- the LOC139128664 gene encoding cell adhesion molecule CEACAM6-like, which gives rise to MSGTYDCSILSTSEEYTSAELTVLDPPQCSVSPNTTVISDKEVVIFTCSVQGNLLGDLVWLSNGEEISRRTAETNEYRTTLKKADNGARYNCRYENQTVPSHSWPNPSCREDITMNVQYGPDVKINGTNKDEITVLEGKRVSLECVIDANPQAESHEWIISTKDETVVSSNLTYYIQRVGCKDVGIYECIASNRFHDGTISTGNASLSLSVQGPTVCRAPTFKLALGFHFFIVLVTASIMVDSA